Proteins encoded within one genomic window of Theobroma cacao cultivar B97-61/B2 chromosome 7, Criollo_cocoa_genome_V2, whole genome shotgun sequence:
- the LOC18594652 gene encoding translation initiation factor IF-2, chloroplastic yields MVILVGTMPSSSLASLVNLGTLNATFINYCSDPISSSYYSCIRRVSLSRRSFSRKCKCKYSVAATDFVAEANSASSSSYKDSDSDIVLKPAPKPVLKPQGVKNEKGLSWDGEESEREDEEEEENERSKVIESLGEVLEKAEKLETSNVNVNANVTVNKAKASGGAGGKKIKTLKSVWRKGDSVGTLQKVVKESPKVSNNNNNNIGGGAGGGEGKVESQGESVGAPLRPPQPPLRPQPKLQAKPSVAPPPSVKKPIILKDVGAARKSEVVNEADLDEKSKERKPILIDKFASKKPVVDPLIAQAVLAPTKPGKGPASGKFKDDYHKKNVSAGGPRRRVVNDDLEIPDEEASELNVSIPGAATARKGRKWSKARRKAARLQAAKEAAPVKVEILEVGEKGMLIEELAYNLAISEGEILGYLYSKGIKPDGVQTLDKDMVKMVCNEYEVEVIDADPVKVEEMAKKKEILDEGDLDKLQDRPPVLTIMGHVDHGKTTLLDVIRKSKVAASEAGGITQGIGAYKVVVPIDGKSQPCVFLDTPGHEAFGAMRARGARVTDIVVIVVAADDGIRPQTNEAIAHAKAAGVPIVIAINKIDKDGANPERVMQELSSIGLMPEDWGGDIPMVQISALKGQNIDDLLETVMLVAELQELKANPDRNAKGTVIEAGLHKSKGPVATFIVQNGTLKRGDVVVCGEAFGKVRALFDDSGNRVDEAGPSIPVQVIGLNNVLIAGDEFEVVASLDVARQKAEACAELLRNKRMSAKAGDGKVTLSSLASAASAGKLSGLDLHQLNIILKVDLQGSIEAARQALQVLPQDTVTLKFLLEAMGDVSSSDVDLAVASKALILGFNVKAPGSVKSYAENKGVEIRLYRVIYELIDDVRNAMEGLLEPVEEQVPIGSAEVRAVFSSGSGRVAGCMVTEGKVVKGCGIRVIRNDRTVHVGVLDSLRRVKELVKEVNAGLECGMGMDDYDEWQEGDILEAFNTVQKKRTLEEASASMAAALKGVGIEL; encoded by the exons ATGGTCATACTGGTAGGAACAATGCCTTCGTCTTCTTTAGCTTCCCTTGTTAATTTGGGAACCCTTAATGCTACTTTCATTAATTATTGCTCTGACCCAATTTCATCATCGTATTATTCTTGTATTAGAAGAGTTTCATTGTCTAGAAGGAGTTTCAGTAGGAAATGTAAATGTAAATACTCTGTGGCAGCCACCGATTTTGTTGCTGAGGCAAACAGtgcttcctcttcttcttatAAAGATAGTGATTCTGATATTGTCCTTAAACCTGCCCCCAAGCCGGTTTTAAAGCCCCAAGGGGTGAAAAACGAAAAGGGTTTGTCTTGGGACGGTGAAGAGAGTGAGCGTGAGGatgaggaggaagaagaaaatgagaggAGTAAAGTAATTGAGTCATTGGGTGAAGTATTGGAGAAAGCTGAAAAGTTGGAGACTTCAAATGTAAATGTTAATGCTAATGTTACTGTAAATAAAGCAAAAGCGAGTGGTGGAGCTGGTGGTAAAAAGATTAAGACTTTGAAGAGTGTGTGGAGGAAAGGGGATAGTGTTGGAACTTTGCAAAAGGTTGTTAAAGAGTCTCCTAAGGTTagtaataataacaataataatatagGAGGAGGAGCTGGAGGAGGAGAGGGGAAGGTGGAGTCCCAAGGTGAAAGTGTTGGTGCGCCTTTAAGACCTCCACAGCCACCTTTAAGACCTCAACCTAAGCTACAAGCTAAGCCATCAGTAGCACCTCCACCTTCGGTGAAGAAGCCGATTATTTTGAAAGATGTTGGGGCAGCTAGAAAGTCAGAAGTTGTCAATGAGGCTGATTTGGATGAGAagagtaaagaaagaaaacctaTTTTGATTGATAAATTTGCATCGAAGAAACCTGTGGTTGACCCTCTCATTGCTCAAGCTGTATTAGCCCCTACAAAGCCAGGGAAGGGCCCTGCTTCTGGAAAGTTCAAGGATGATTATCATAAGAAAAATGTTTCCGCTGGAGGTCCAAGGAGGCGTGTTGTTAATGATGATCTTGAAATTCCAGATGAGGAGGCATCAGAACTAAACGTGTCAATACCTGGTGCTGCCACTGCAAGGAAAGGGAGGAAATGGAGTAAAGCTAGACGGAAGGCAGCCAGACTCCAGGCTGCCAAAGAGGCAGCGCCTGTTAAAGTAGAAATTTTGGAGGTTGGAGAAAAAGGCATGTTGATAGAGGAGTTAGCATATAATTTGGCAATTAGTGAAGGGGAAATTCTTGGATATCTGTACTCCAAGGGAATTAAGCCAGATGGAGTGCAAACTTTGGACAAAGACATGGTAAAGATGGTTTGTAATGAGTATGAGGTAGAAGTCATAGATGCTGACCCTGTTAAGGTAGAAGAAATGgcaaaaaagaaggaaattcTCGATGAGGGCGACCTAGACAAGCTACAAGACAGACCTCCTGTTCTTACCATAATGGGTCATGTTGACCATGGGAAG ACAACTCTTCTGGATGTTATTCGAAAGAGCAAG GTGGCTGCCTCTGAAGCAGGTGGTATAACACAAGGAATTGGAGCATATAAGGTTGTAGTACCAATTGATGGCAAGTCACAACCATGTGTTTTTCTTGATACTCCTGGACATGAG GCTTTTGGGGCAATGAGGGCTCGTGGAGCACGGGTGACAGACATTGTGGTCATTGTGGTGGCTGCTGATGATGGGATCCGCCCTCAAACAAATGAGGCCATAGCTCATGCCAAAGCAGCTGGAGTACCAATTGTCATTGCTATAAATAAG ATAGATAAAGATGGAGCTAACCCTGAAAGAGTCATGCAAGAGCTTTCTTCAATTGGTCTGATGCCAGAAGACTGGGGTGGTGACATCCCTATGGTTCAG ATCAGTGCTCTCAAGGGGCAGAATATAGATGATCTATTGGAGACTGTTATGCTTGTTGCTGAG TTACAAGAGTTAAAGGCTAATCCTGATCGGAATGCAAAAGGCACTGTTATTGAGGCAGGTCTTCATAAATCTAAGGGACCAGTAGCTACTTTTATTGTGCAGAATGGAACCCTTAAAAGAGGGGATGTAGTTGTTTGTGGAGAAGCCTTTGGAAAG GTGCGTGCTTTATTTGATGATAGTGGAAACCGCGTTGATGAGGCTGGACCGTCCATACCCGTGCAG GTCATAGGTTTGAATAATGTTCTGATTGCtggtgatgaatttgaggtTGTTGCTTCCCTTGATGTTGCACGTCAAAAGGCAGAGGCTTGTGCAGAGTTGTTGCGAAATAAACGTATGTCAGCCAAGGCTGGGGATGGAAAGGTCACACTTTCTTCTTTAGCTTCTGCAGCGTCAGCTGGAAAGCTTTCTGGGTTAGACTTGCACCAGCTGAATATTATCTTGAAGGTTGATTTACAG GGATCAATAGAGGCTGCCAGACAAGCATTGCAGGTGCTCCCGCAAGATACTGTCACTTTGAAGTTTCTCTTGGAAGCAATGGGAGATGTAAGCTCCAGTGATGTTGATCTTGCGGTTGCTAGCAAAGCCCTTATCTTGGGATTTAATGTGAAGGCACCTGGTTCTGTCAAGAGCTATGCAGAAAATAAAGGTGTTGAGATTCGGCTTTACAGAGTCATCTATGAACTTATTGATGATGTGAGGAATGCAATGGAAGGACTCCTAGAGCCTGTAGAG GAGCAAGTACCAATTGGCTCTGCAGAGGTTCGGGCTGTTTTCAGCAGTGGTAGTGGTCGTGTTGCTGGATGTATGGTAACAGAAGGAAAGGTAGTGAAAGGTTGTGGCATTCGTGTCATTCGAAATGATCGCACAGTCCATGTCGGTGTTCTTGATTCACTGCGACGGGTTAAGGAACTTGTGAAAGAG GTAAATGCAGGGTTGGAGTGCGGTATGGGAATGGACGACTACGATGAATGGCAGGAAGGAGATATTCTTGAAGCCTTCAACACGGTTCAAAAGAAGCGGACCCTGGAAGAGGCATCTGCTTCGATGGCAGCTGCACTGAAAGGAGTAGGAATTGAGTTGTAG